A single region of the Streptomyces sp. AM 4-1-1 genome encodes:
- the tsaD gene encoding tRNA (adenosine(37)-N6)-threonylcarbamoyltransferase complex transferase subunit TsaD — translation MATDRIVLGIESSCDETGVGIVSRGRLLGHAVASSMDEHARFGGVVPEIAARAHLHSFNPVVREALNRAGLRLSDIDAVAVTTGPGLAGALQVGLAGAKTLAYSTGVPLYGVHHLAGHVAADTLEHGPLPDPCVVLIVSGGHTSLLVVRDLVRDPIVHLGDTVDDAAGECFDKAARVFGLPYPGGPAIDRAARGGDPRAVAFPRPLTGPKDDPYAFSFSGLKTAAARWAERHRLGDQEIPLSDGAASLQEAVADVLTRKALAACRAYGVRTLLIVGGVAANSRVRALAEERCAAAGVGLRVPPLSLCTDNGAMIAAVGDLLLRAGADPAPLDLSVDPSAPLEYASLHPVARPSAAGAA, via the coding sequence ATGGCGACGGACCGGATCGTGCTGGGGATCGAGTCGTCGTGCGACGAGACGGGTGTGGGGATCGTCTCGCGGGGGCGCCTGCTCGGCCATGCGGTGGCGTCGAGCATGGACGAGCACGCCAGGTTCGGCGGTGTGGTCCCGGAGATCGCCGCACGCGCTCATCTGCACTCCTTCAACCCGGTGGTCAGGGAGGCGCTGAACCGGGCGGGACTGCGGTTGTCCGACATCGACGCCGTGGCGGTGACCACGGGGCCGGGGCTGGCCGGCGCGTTGCAGGTCGGGCTCGCCGGAGCGAAGACTCTGGCCTACTCGACGGGTGTGCCGTTGTACGGGGTGCACCATCTGGCGGGGCATGTCGCCGCCGACACACTGGAGCACGGCCCGCTGCCCGACCCGTGCGTGGTGCTGATCGTCTCCGGCGGGCACACGTCCCTGCTGGTCGTGCGGGACCTGGTCCGCGATCCCATCGTGCATCTGGGTGACACGGTGGACGACGCGGCGGGTGAGTGCTTCGACAAGGCGGCCAGGGTTTTCGGGCTGCCCTACCCGGGCGGCCCCGCCATCGACCGCGCGGCCCGGGGAGGCGATCCGCGGGCGGTGGCCTTCCCCCGGCCGCTGACCGGCCCGAAGGACGATCCGTACGCGTTCTCCTTCTCCGGGCTCAAGACGGCAGCGGCCCGCTGGGCCGAACGGCACCGCCTCGGAGACCAGGAGATCCCTCTGTCCGACGGCGCCGCGTCACTCCAGGAGGCCGTCGCCGACGTACTGACCCGCAAGGCGCTCGCCGCCTGCCGTGCCTACGGCGTGCGGACCCTCTTGATCGTCGGCGGCGTCGCCGCGAACTCGCGGGTGCGGGCTCTCGCCGAGGAGCGCTGCGCCGCCGCCGGTGTCGGTCTGCGCGTACCACCCCTGTCCCTCTGCACGGACAACGGCGCGATGATCGCCGCCGTCGGGGATCTTCTCCTCCGGGCGGGCGCCGACCCCGCCCCGTTGGACCTGTCCGTCGACCCTTCGGCTCCGCTGGAGTACGCCTCGCTGCATCCGGTCGCCCGGCCCTCCGCCGCGGGAGCGGCATGA
- a CDS encoding short-chain fatty acyl-CoA regulator family protein, producing the protein MARAAGRKIYAHAKLRRLRSERGMNQVELARSLGISTSYLNQIEHSQRPLTAPVLLRIAEVLGVEAEFFSEAAEERLATDLRTALGDEASGVSVPVEQAAEVVRDHPEVARALVALHHRYRDAAEQVAALASADAPASSVRVLPPAEPHDEVRDFFYAHHNHFGRLDSEAERAAHAWGLDSARTAAEILRRRLADRHRVTVVEAAPERSADARRFDAARGLLFLSPWLTDGQQSFQLATQIALLEYRPLLDALIETAALTSAQSADLGRIGLANYFAGALLMPYTAFRTAAEELRYDIELLQARFGVGFETVCHRLSTLQRSGQRGVPFSFLRVDRAGNVSKRQSATDFHFSRLGGTCPLWTVYAAFSSPGRVLTQVAEMPDGKRHFWVARTVTRGGAGHRASRAEFAVALGCELRHAHRLVYAEGIALDDPRAATPIGLGCRICERRDCAQRARPPAGGRLAVDPDRRTYVPYPVETSGGGA; encoded by the coding sequence ATGGCGCGAGCTGCCGGGCGGAAGATCTACGCGCACGCCAAACTGCGGAGACTGCGGTCCGAGCGCGGTATGAACCAGGTCGAGCTGGCGCGCTCGCTGGGCATCTCGACGAGCTACCTGAACCAGATCGAGCACAGCCAACGTCCGCTGACCGCCCCGGTGCTGCTCCGGATCGCCGAAGTCCTGGGTGTGGAGGCGGAGTTCTTCTCCGAGGCCGCGGAGGAGCGGCTCGCGACCGATCTGCGGACCGCGCTCGGCGACGAGGCCAGCGGTGTGTCCGTCCCGGTGGAGCAGGCCGCCGAAGTGGTCCGCGACCATCCCGAGGTGGCCCGTGCGCTGGTCGCCCTGCACCACCGTTACCGGGACGCCGCCGAGCAGGTCGCCGCCCTGGCGTCCGCCGACGCGCCCGCCTCCTCGGTCAGGGTGCTGCCCCCGGCCGAGCCGCACGACGAGGTCCGGGACTTCTTCTACGCCCACCACAACCACTTCGGCCGGCTCGACAGCGAGGCGGAGCGCGCTGCGCACGCGTGGGGCCTCGACTCGGCGCGTACGGCGGCGGAGATCCTGCGGCGACGGCTGGCCGACCGCCACCGCGTCACCGTGGTGGAGGCCGCCCCCGAACGTTCGGCGGACGCCCGGCGCTTCGACGCGGCGCGCGGCCTGCTGTTCCTGTCACCGTGGCTCACGGACGGCCAGCAGTCCTTCCAGCTCGCCACCCAGATCGCCCTGCTGGAGTACCGTCCGCTGCTCGACGCCCTGATCGAGACCGCCGCGCTGACCTCCGCCCAGTCCGCGGACCTGGGGCGGATCGGGCTCGCCAACTACTTCGCCGGTGCGCTCCTGATGCCGTACACGGCGTTCCGGACCGCCGCCGAGGAGCTGCGGTACGACATCGAGCTGCTCCAGGCCCGCTTCGGTGTCGGCTTCGAGACCGTCTGCCACCGGCTGAGCACCCTCCAGCGCTCCGGGCAGCGCGGGGTGCCCTTCTCCTTCCTGCGCGTGGACCGGGCCGGGAATGTCTCCAAACGGCAGTCCGCCACCGACTTCCACTTCTCGCGGCTCGGTGGCACCTGCCCGCTCTGGACGGTGTACGCGGCGTTCTCCTCCCCCGGCCGGGTCCTCACCCAGGTCGCCGAGATGCCGGACGGGAAGCGCCACTTCTGGGTGGCGCGCACGGTCACCAGGGGTGGCGCCGGACACCGAGCGTCCCGGGCCGAGTTCGCCGTCGCGCTGGGGTGCGAACTGCGGCACGCGCACCGCCTCGTCTACGCGGAGGGCATCGCCCTGGACGACCCGCGCGCCGCGACACCGATCGGCCTGGGCTGCCGCATCTGCGAACGCCGTGACTGCGCCCAGCGGGCCCGGCCGCCGGCCGGCGGCCGGCTGGCCGTGGACCCCGACCGGCGTACCTACGTCCCCTATCCGGTGGAGACTTCGGGCGGCGGCGCCTGA
- a CDS encoding MmgE/PrpD family protein, translating to MIDHQVRVHPSADRLPREEQLAWKLATVATGTQEAAELEPEAVAMAVNRVIDNASVAVASLRRRPVAVARAQALPHTAAPGASVFGADTSRRVSPEWAAWANGTAVRELDFHDTYLAADYSHPGDNIPPLLAVAQHTGRTGADLLRGVIAAYEIHVALVKGICLHAHRIDHVAHLSAATACGLGAMLRLPTETVYQAVGQAVHTTTATRQSRKGEISSWKAFAPAFAGKAAVEAVDRAMRGEGAPSPIYEGEDGFLAWLLDGPEASYTVSLPEPGGTRRAILDTYTKEHSAEYQAQAVIDLARRLRERTGPLTDVRDIVLHTSHHTHHVIGSGAGDPQKYDPHASRETLDHSVPYIFAVALEDGAWHHERSYAPDRARRPETVELWRKISTVEDPEWTRRYHDPDPGRRAFGGRAVITLADGTVIEDELAVADAHPAGARPFGRAGYTAKFRTLAEGVVAPDARETFLDSASRLAHLDTDGLAELFPRVDTEKVAAYDARLPKGLF from the coding sequence GTGATCGACCATCAGGTACGCGTCCACCCCAGCGCCGACCGGCTGCCCCGCGAGGAACAGCTCGCCTGGAAGCTCGCCACCGTCGCCACCGGCACCCAGGAGGCCGCCGAGCTGGAACCGGAAGCCGTGGCCATGGCCGTCAACCGGGTGATCGACAACGCGTCGGTCGCGGTCGCCTCCCTGCGCCGCCGTCCGGTCGCCGTGGCCCGAGCCCAGGCCCTGCCGCACACGGCTGCCCCGGGGGCCTCGGTCTTCGGAGCGGACACGAGCCGGCGCGTATCACCCGAATGGGCGGCCTGGGCCAACGGCACGGCGGTGCGTGAGCTGGACTTCCACGACACCTATCTGGCCGCCGACTACTCCCACCCCGGTGACAACATCCCGCCGCTGCTCGCCGTCGCCCAGCACACCGGCCGCACCGGTGCGGATCTGCTGCGCGGCGTCATCGCCGCGTACGAGATCCACGTCGCGCTCGTGAAGGGCATCTGCCTGCACGCCCACCGCATCGACCATGTGGCGCATCTGAGCGCCGCCACCGCCTGCGGACTCGGGGCGATGCTGCGGCTGCCCACGGAAACCGTGTACCAGGCCGTCGGGCAGGCGGTGCACACGACGACCGCCACCCGGCAGTCCCGGAAGGGAGAGATCTCCAGCTGGAAGGCGTTCGCCCCGGCCTTCGCCGGCAAGGCCGCCGTCGAAGCGGTGGACCGGGCGATGCGAGGGGAAGGCGCGCCCTCGCCGATCTACGAAGGCGAGGACGGCTTCCTCGCCTGGCTGCTCGACGGCCCCGAGGCGTCGTACACGGTCTCCCTGCCCGAACCGGGCGGGACGCGCCGCGCGATCCTCGACACGTACACCAAGGAGCACTCGGCCGAGTACCAGGCCCAGGCGGTCATCGACCTGGCCCGCAGGCTGCGGGAGAGGACCGGACCCCTGACGGACGTGCGGGACATCGTGCTGCACACCAGCCACCACACCCACCACGTCATCGGCTCCGGTGCCGGAGACCCGCAGAAGTACGACCCGCACGCCAGCCGCGAGACCCTCGACCACTCCGTGCCGTACATCTTCGCGGTCGCCCTGGAGGACGGCGCCTGGCATCACGAACGCTCCTACGCCCCCGACCGCGCCCGCCGCCCGGAGACCGTCGAGCTGTGGCGGAAGATCTCCACGGTGGAGGACCCGGAGTGGACCCGCCGCTACCACGACCCGGACCCGGGGCGCCGTGCCTTCGGCGGCCGCGCCGTGATCACGCTCGCCGACGGCACGGTGATCGAGGACGAACTCGCCGTCGCGGACGCCCATCCGGCCGGCGCCCGCCCCTTCGGCCGGGCCGGATACACGGCCAAGTTCCGCACCCTCGCCGAGGGCGTCGTCGCCCCCGACGCGCGGGAAACCTTCCTGGACAGCGCGAGCCGGCTCGCCCACCTGGACACGGACGGGCTCGCGGAGCTCTTCCCGCGGGTCGACACGGAGAAGGTCGCCGCGTACGACGCGCGGCTCCCGAAGGGTCTGTTCTGA
- the alaS gene encoding alanine--tRNA ligase, producing MRTADIRTRFLDFFAAHGHTRVPSAPLPTPDPTLLFVNAGMVPFKPCLTGEVPAPWPRAVSVQKCVRTLDIEEVGRTTRHGSFFQMNGNFSFGDYFKQEAIAFAWELSTKAMADGGFGLDPDRIWVTVHHSDTEARGIWRAVAGLPDERIVARGDEDNLWSMGVPGPCGPCSELYYDRGPALGRAGGPAVDEDRYMEFWNLVFMQYERGEGTGKTGYPVLGELPRRNIDTGMGLERMATLLQGVGNLYEIDETRPVLDRAAALADVRYGAGAPADVRLRIVADHVRTGLMLLADGTVPGNEGRGYVLRRLLRRAVRSMHQLGQRDPVLPELLAVARDCMAPGYPEVAADFIRIAEQASAEEDAFRGTLRQGTTVLDTALAKVKADSGRTLPGTQAFLLHDTYGFPVDLTLEMAAEQGVEVDREGFAALMNAQRERARADAHARRPGGTASTAALRAVLDAHGPTDWRAWETLTTESRVIALTDATGAVPAARAGEIVGVVLDRSPFYAESGGQESDAGRLSGPSTEAEVLDVQRALPGLVVHQVRVLSGELAVGDTVRAAVDPEWRLGARQAHSGTHVLHAALREVLGPAALQSGSYNRPGYLRLDFPRRGALPQAVRRDVEEAANRALRRDLPVTVRWMPLSEAKRLGALALFDETYGEKVRVVEIGGQWSRELCGGTHVEHAAQIGTVAITSESSVGAGMRRVEAAVGIEGFGYLARERDLVSRVAEQLGAPRAEVPDRIAALLERLKAADRENARLKRQAMAGRAAELAERGADADGIGVVTTTSEGGTDEARSLAVAVRDRFPTERPGVVAVGTPAGTVVVAVNKAGLDTGLDSAALVKRLLDGRGGGSRELAQGGGLTPEAVGAALARLPRLVGGH from the coding sequence GTGCGTACCGCTGACATCCGTACCCGATTCCTCGACTTCTTCGCCGCGCACGGCCACACCCGAGTGCCGAGCGCACCGTTGCCCACACCCGATCCGACGCTGCTGTTCGTCAACGCGGGCATGGTTCCGTTCAAGCCATGTCTGACGGGCGAGGTACCGGCGCCCTGGCCGCGGGCGGTGAGTGTGCAGAAGTGCGTACGCACGCTGGACATCGAGGAGGTCGGCCGGACCACGCGTCACGGCTCGTTCTTCCAGATGAACGGCAATTTCTCCTTCGGCGACTACTTCAAGCAGGAGGCCATCGCCTTCGCCTGGGAGCTGTCGACGAAAGCGATGGCCGACGGAGGCTTCGGCCTGGACCCCGACAGGATCTGGGTCACGGTCCATCACTCCGACACCGAGGCGCGCGGCATCTGGCGTGCGGTCGCCGGACTCCCCGACGAACGGATCGTGGCGCGCGGCGACGAGGACAACCTCTGGTCCATGGGCGTCCCCGGCCCGTGCGGGCCCTGCTCCGAGCTGTACTACGACCGGGGGCCGGCCCTGGGCCGGGCGGGAGGCCCGGCGGTCGACGAGGACCGGTACATGGAGTTCTGGAACCTCGTCTTCATGCAGTACGAGCGGGGCGAGGGCACCGGTAAGACCGGCTATCCCGTCCTCGGCGAGCTGCCCCGGCGCAACATCGACACCGGCATGGGCCTGGAACGCATGGCCACGCTCCTCCAGGGAGTCGGCAACCTCTACGAGATCGACGAGACCCGCCCCGTCCTGGACCGCGCGGCGGCCCTGGCCGACGTGCGCTACGGCGCCGGAGCCCCGGCCGACGTGCGCCTGCGCATCGTCGCCGACCACGTCCGCACCGGCCTGATGCTGCTCGCCGACGGCACGGTCCCCGGCAACGAGGGCCGCGGCTACGTGCTGCGCCGCCTCCTGCGCCGCGCCGTCCGCTCCATGCACCAGCTCGGTCAGCGGGACCCCGTCCTTCCGGAACTGCTGGCCGTGGCCCGTGACTGCATGGCGCCCGGCTACCCGGAGGTCGCCGCCGACTTCATCCGCATCGCCGAACAGGCGTCCGCGGAGGAGGACGCCTTCCGGGGCACCCTGCGCCAGGGGACCACCGTTCTCGACACCGCCCTCGCCAAGGTCAAGGCGGACAGCGGCCGGACGCTCCCCGGAACTCAGGCGTTCCTGCTCCATGACACCTACGGATTCCCCGTCGACCTCACCCTGGAGATGGCGGCCGAACAAGGGGTGGAGGTCGACCGCGAGGGGTTCGCGGCCCTGATGAACGCCCAGCGTGAACGTGCCCGCGCCGACGCCCACGCCCGCAGGCCGGGTGGGACGGCGAGCACGGCAGCCCTGCGCGCGGTGCTCGACGCACACGGTCCGACCGACTGGCGGGCCTGGGAAACGCTGACCACCGAGTCGCGTGTCATCGCCCTGACCGACGCCACCGGAGCCGTCCCGGCCGCCCGGGCGGGAGAGATCGTCGGTGTCGTCCTCGACCGCTCGCCCTTCTACGCCGAGTCCGGCGGCCAGGAGAGCGACGCCGGGCGCCTGTCCGGTCCCTCCACGGAGGCCGAAGTGCTGGACGTTCAGCGCGCACTGCCCGGCCTGGTCGTCCATCAGGTACGCGTCCTCTCCGGCGAACTCGCCGTCGGCGACACCGTCCGTGCCGCCGTCGACCCCGAGTGGCGCCTCGGTGCCCGCCAGGCCCACTCCGGCACGCACGTACTGCACGCCGCGCTGCGCGAGGTCCTCGGCCCCGCGGCCCTGCAGTCGGGCTCCTACAACCGGCCCGGATACCTGCGCCTCGACTTCCCCCGGCGTGGCGCGCTCCCGCAGGCCGTCCGGCGGGACGTCGAAGAGGCGGCCAACCGCGCGCTGCGCCGCGACCTGCCGGTCACCGTGCGGTGGATGCCCCTGTCCGAGGCGAAGCGGCTCGGGGCCCTCGCCCTCTTCGACGAGACCTACGGGGAGAAGGTCCGAGTCGTCGAGATCGGCGGGCAGTGGTCACGCGAGCTGTGCGGTGGCACCCACGTCGAACACGCCGCACAGATCGGCACCGTGGCCATCACCTCCGAGAGTTCGGTGGGCGCCGGTATGCGCCGCGTCGAAGCCGCGGTCGGCATCGAGGGCTTCGGCTATCTGGCACGCGAACGCGACCTCGTCTCCCGTGTCGCCGAGCAGCTCGGCGCCCCGCGCGCCGAGGTCCCCGACCGGATCGCGGCCCTGCTGGAGCGCCTCAAGGCGGCCGACCGCGAGAACGCCCGTCTCAAGCGGCAGGCCATGGCCGGTCGCGCGGCCGAGCTGGCGGAGCGAGGGGCCGACGCCGACGGAATCGGTGTCGTCACCACGACCAGCGAGGGCGGTACGGACGAGGCACGCTCGCTGGCCGTGGCCGTACGCGACCGGTTCCCCACGGAACGGCCGGGCGTCGTGGCCGTGGGCACCCCGGCCGGGACCGTCGTCGTCGCGGTGAACAAGGCAGGACTCGACACGGGGTTGGACTCGGCCGCCCTGGTCAAGCGGCTCCTCGACGGCCGGGGCGGCGGCTCGCGGGAACTCGCCCAGGGCGGCGGTCTCACCCCCGAGGCGGTGGGCGCCGCGCTGGCACGGCTGCCCCGGCTGGTCGGCGGACACTGA
- a CDS encoding iron chelate uptake ABC transporter family permease subunit produces the protein MPQALATTTAPPPTASSRSSRRRTRRLLGLGVAVGALLVAVLLSVAIGSAMLPLDVVWQALTAPDGSASHATISAARVDRTLLGIVVGVSLGVAGALIQALTRNPLADPGVLGVNAGAGFAVTLGVAVFGVTRIEQYLPFAFVGAVVGSAVVYLAASGGRGGPSPLRLTLVGVAFTAVLSGISQTLALIDTETFDRMRFWGAGTITDRPTGTAGDIAPFVLAGLLVAVCCARPLNAIALGDDAGRAVGLRIGATRCGVVIAVALLCGAATAAAGPLMFVGLMVPHAVRWLTGPDWRWILAYSAVLAPAIVLVADVLGRLIVIPAELPVGVMMPLIGAPVLILLVRGSRMRAL, from the coding sequence ATGCCACAGGCGCTCGCGACGACGACCGCGCCACCACCGACTGCGTCGTCGCGGTCGTCGCGTCGCAGGACACGCCGGCTCCTCGGCCTGGGCGTCGCCGTCGGCGCGCTCCTCGTGGCGGTGCTGCTCAGCGTCGCGATCGGCTCGGCGATGCTCCCCCTTGACGTGGTGTGGCAGGCGCTGACCGCTCCCGACGGCTCCGCTTCGCACGCCACGATCAGCGCCGCCCGCGTGGACCGCACGCTGCTCGGCATCGTCGTCGGTGTGTCCCTGGGCGTGGCGGGGGCGCTCATCCAGGCGCTCACCCGCAATCCGCTCGCCGACCCGGGTGTTCTCGGCGTCAACGCCGGCGCGGGTTTCGCCGTCACCCTGGGTGTGGCCGTCTTCGGCGTCACGCGCATCGAGCAGTACCTGCCCTTCGCCTTCGTCGGCGCCGTCGTCGGTTCAGCGGTGGTCTACCTCGCCGCGAGCGGCGGACGGGGCGGGCCCTCGCCGCTGCGGCTCACCCTCGTCGGGGTCGCTTTCACGGCGGTGCTGTCCGGCATCTCCCAGACCCTCGCCCTGATCGACACGGAGACCTTCGACCGCATGAGATTCTGGGGAGCGGGCACCATCACCGACCGCCCGACGGGCACAGCCGGTGACATCGCGCCCTTCGTCCTGGCCGGTCTGCTGGTCGCCGTCTGCTGTGCGCGTCCGCTCAACGCGATCGCACTCGGCGACGACGCGGGGCGGGCTGTCGGTCTGCGGATCGGTGCGACCCGGTGCGGTGTGGTGATCGCGGTGGCCCTGCTGTGCGGTGCGGCGACGGCCGCGGCGGGCCCGCTGATGTTCGTCGGTCTCATGGTGCCGCACGCCGTGCGATGGCTCACCGGACCGGACTGGCGCTGGATTCTTGCCTACTCCGCCGTCCTCGCCCCGGCGATCGTGCTGGTCGCCGATGTCCTGGGCCGGCTGATCGTGATCCCCGCCGAGCTGCCGGTCGGTGTCATGATGCCGCTCATCGGCGCGCCCGTACTGATCCTGCTGGTGCGCGGAAGCCGGATGAGGGCGCTGTGA
- the prpB gene encoding methylisocitrate lyase — MLHSRTTPTERRRALRQQLASGRLLRMPGAVNPYSAKLIEEHGFEAVYLSGAVLAAELCLPDIGLTTSTEIAARAQQVTRVTGLPVLIDADTGFGAPVNAARTVQLFEDAGLSGMHLEDQTAVKRCGHLDGKTLVTRDEMAQRVRAAADARRDDGFLLMARTDARAVEGLDAAIDRAKAYVDAGADAVFPEALDGEAEFAAFRAALDVPLLANMTEFGKGPLLTTAALEDLGYNIALYPVTLFRLANGAIEDGLRTLAAEGTQASLLPRMQTRSRLYEVLGYEDYTAFDSAVFDFTLPPGA, encoded by the coding sequence ATGCTGCACTCCCGCACCACACCCACCGAACGCCGCCGGGCGCTACGGCAACAGCTCGCCTCCGGGCGGCTGCTGCGGATGCCGGGCGCGGTCAACCCGTACTCGGCGAAGCTGATCGAGGAGCACGGCTTCGAGGCCGTCTACCTCTCCGGCGCCGTCCTCGCCGCCGAACTGTGCCTGCCCGACATCGGCCTCACCACCTCGACCGAGATCGCCGCCCGCGCCCAGCAGGTCACCCGGGTCACCGGCCTCCCCGTCCTCATCGACGCCGACACCGGCTTCGGGGCCCCCGTCAACGCCGCCCGCACCGTCCAGCTCTTCGAGGACGCGGGACTGTCCGGGATGCACCTGGAGGACCAGACCGCCGTCAAACGCTGCGGCCACCTCGACGGCAAGACGCTCGTGACGCGCGACGAGATGGCGCAGCGGGTCCGAGCCGCGGCCGACGCCCGGCGCGACGACGGCTTCCTGCTGATGGCCCGCACCGACGCCCGCGCCGTCGAGGGCCTGGACGCGGCGATCGACAGGGCGAAGGCGTACGTCGACGCGGGCGCCGACGCGGTCTTCCCCGAGGCCCTGGACGGCGAGGCCGAGTTCGCGGCGTTCCGCGCGGCCCTCGACGTGCCGCTGCTCGCCAACATGACCGAGTTCGGCAAGGGCCCGCTGCTGACCACCGCCGCCCTGGAAGACCTCGGGTACAACATCGCCCTCTACCCGGTCACCCTGTTCCGCCTCGCCAACGGCGCCATCGAGGACGGGCTGCGCACGCTGGCCGCCGAGGGAACCCAGGCGTCCCTGCTGCCCCGCATGCAGACCCGCTCCCGGCTCTACGAGGTCCTCGGCTACGAGGACTACACGGCCTTCGACTCGGCCGTCTTCGACTTCACCCTCCCGCCCGGCGCCTGA
- a CDS encoding nuclear transport factor 2 family protein yields the protein MSIATPQNTRAVIGELLRRIGEGDPGRIAELYAERCDWKLDWPEAEHGRTATPWIRHRSTRADAADHYRELAEHHEPEHVATEIERILVDGDDAVVLGEIRQTARPTGRAYRARFALHLTVEDGLVTRHHVYEDSLAVAQAFEAESR from the coding sequence ATGTCCATAGCCACACCTCAGAACACACGCGCCGTCATCGGGGAACTCCTGCGCAGAATCGGCGAAGGCGATCCCGGGCGCATCGCCGAGCTGTATGCCGAGCGGTGCGATTGGAAGCTGGACTGGCCGGAGGCCGAGCACGGCCGAACGGCCACGCCGTGGATTCGTCACCGGTCCACCCGGGCCGACGCGGCCGATCACTACCGCGAGCTTGCCGAGCACCACGAGCCTGAGCACGTGGCCACCGAGATCGAGCGCATCCTCGTCGATGGCGACGACGCAGTCGTGCTCGGTGAGATTCGCCAGACCGCCCGGCCCACCGGGCGGGCGTATCGCGCGCGGTTCGCCCTGCACCTCACGGTCGAGGACGGCCTCGTCACCCGCCACCATGTCTACGAGGACAGCCTGGCGGTCGCCCAGGCATTCGAGGCGGAGAGCAGGTGA
- a CDS encoding iron chelate uptake ABC transporter family permease subunit, whose product MNGVFVLRAGPLSLRASRRVVVVCGLLWVALIALALWAFTLGSYPLSLGDLIAVMSGTAGDSVRTVVLEWRAPRIVAAVVFGAALAVGGAIFQSLTRNPLGSPDVIGFTTGSYTGVVLTLLAGASSYSALVAGALAGGLVTAFAVYLLAFQRGVRGFRLIIVGIAVGALLSSVNTWFSVKADVDTALRAAVWGAGSLSSIGWPAVMMASVLTAGVALAATVVQRRMRLLELGDDTAATLGVPVERTKLLLVVLGVAATAAVTAASGPIAFVALAAPQIARRLTGRGASVDLAGSALVGALLLLGADIAAQHAIPDVLLPTGAVTVCVGGAYLLVLLVRESRRGL is encoded by the coding sequence GTGAACGGGGTGTTCGTCCTCAGGGCAGGGCCCCTGAGTCTGAGAGCGTCGCGCCGTGTGGTCGTCGTGTGCGGCCTGCTGTGGGTCGCGCTGATCGCGCTGGCCCTGTGGGCGTTCACACTCGGCAGCTACCCGCTGAGCCTCGGCGACCTGATCGCGGTCATGTCGGGCACGGCCGGCGACAGCGTCCGTACCGTCGTCCTGGAGTGGCGGGCACCGCGCATCGTCGCCGCCGTGGTGTTCGGGGCCGCCCTGGCCGTGGGCGGCGCGATCTTCCAGTCCCTGACCCGCAACCCGCTCGGCAGCCCCGACGTCATCGGCTTCACCACCGGCTCCTACACCGGTGTCGTCCTCACGCTGCTCGCGGGCGCGAGCAGTTACTCGGCGCTCGTGGCGGGCGCGCTCGCAGGCGGGCTCGTCACCGCCTTCGCCGTGTATCTGCTGGCGTTCCAACGGGGTGTGCGGGGCTTCCGGCTCATCATCGTGGGTATCGCGGTCGGTGCGTTGCTGTCCTCGGTCAACACGTGGTTCTCGGTGAAGGCCGATGTGGACACCGCGCTGAGGGCCGCGGTGTGGGGCGCCGGCTCACTGAGCTCCATCGGCTGGCCCGCCGTCATGATGGCCTCCGTCCTGACGGCGGGGGTCGCACTGGCGGCCACCGTGGTGCAACGCCGGATGCGATTGCTCGAACTGGGCGACGACACGGCGGCGACGCTGGGAGTACCCGTCGAGCGCACGAAGCTGCTGCTGGTGGTCCTCGGCGTGGCCGCTACAGCCGCGGTGACCGCCGCGTCGGGCCCCATCGCCTTCGTCGCGCTGGCGGCGCCGCAGATCGCCCGCCGTCTCACCGGGCGGGGAGCCTCCGTCGACCTCGCCGGTTCGGCGCTCGTCGGCGCGCTCCTGCTGCTCGGCGCCGACATCGCGGCGCAGCATGCGATTCCGGATGTGCTGCTACCGACCGGTGCGGTCACCGTGTGCGTCGGCGGGGCGTATCTGCTGGTACTGCTGGTGCGGGAGTCCCGGCGGGGCTTGTAG